AAGTTTCTACTTCTTCCCACGTCCCGGATTGCTTGCAGCGCTTTTCTTATAAAGCCCTACCCTATTATTTGCAAGGACTTATATAAAAAGCATGAACCCACTTTACTTACTACTTtctaaaaaacattaaaaaaagacATCTCCACTCGCACTTCATAAAGATAAAATGGCCCACTTCATAAAGATAAAATGGCCCACTTCATAAAGGAGTCATGATGTTCAATTTATTGTGGCATTTATAAAAACAGTGGTTGTGCAAATGCATTGTTTATAATAGGCTTCTCTCGTTTTTTTGTTCTCCTTTTCCCTTTATTTTATGGTGGGGGTGTCTTGGACGTGAAACACAGATGAGCGGCTCTAGAATGAGGACTGCTGGAAGATTCAGAGCTTGTGCACACATGGGTTGCTTTGATCTTCAAACTTTTGTGGGACTAAATGAACGCTCTAGGAAGGCAAGATTTTCTCTGTACTTACAACTTGACTTAATAATCTGGCTGTTATGGataaaatgatgcttgtatggaCTATTTCCCATTGCAGTGGCAATGCCCTATCTGTCTGAAGAACTACTGTCTTGAAGATGTTATTGTTGACCCTTTCTTCAATCTTATTCTGAAAAAGGTAGCCTCTGAACAGAAGTTCTCCTGCTTCTATTatcattaaatatataatctaACCTCTTTTCTGTTTATTATAGATGCAAAGATGTGGAGAAGAGATACATGAGATTGACATGAAACCTGATGGTTCTTGGCGAGTAAAGAATGCTCGTGAAGTTGGGGATCTTGCTCAGTGGCACTTTCCTGATGGTttgatccaggtgtcctccataTCACAAACGGCGAGAGAACATGTATCAGAACGCAATACTTCAAAACTTACACAGGATAATGTTGCGAATTGGCATGCTGTTGGGCAAGGAAGTGATGAAGTTGGAAATATTGACCAAAACATTATTACAATGAGTAGCACCACGACAGGAGATCTTAAAGATGATGGAGACCCAAGTATCAATCAAGACGGTGTTGAGCAATTTGGGGTTTCTGATATGAATGAACCTGAAATCACCTCAGGCGAAAACTGTAATCTTCCTTCTGCATTTGCTGATGTTATTGTTCTTAGCGATTCGGAAGATGATGATGTCAATCTGGTTCATCCTGAAACTTCTCATGTGGTTTGTCATACTAAAAATGAAGAATGCTTAATTTCTTCCCCTGGGGAAAATCTCAACTCTTATCCGGATGTTGCTTCTGATGAGGGCCCTGGTATATTCAGAGGGAGTGCTGGTGATTTTTTGATTCCTCAGTCCCCTACACCTTCTAGATTGCCAGAAGGTTCTGGGTTTGATTTCTTTGGTACTTCAGGTCCCTTGCTTGATGAACACAATTCTTTAACGTCTTTAACCTACCCAAGACCTGATAATTGTGAGCTCACCGCAGCTTCCGCTGTAGATCCTGCTCATCATGTGATCCCTTCATATGATCCCCTAAATACCTCATTCGACCATCAATTTGCATCTGCCAATGGGACCATCCCTTTGGAAGCTATCCTTCCATGTACATTGATTTCCGGAAATGAGCTACCAATTTTAAATAGTAGTCCTGGTGAGGATTGGATTTCTTTGAAAACTGGTGCCAATGGAAATGAGAGTTCCAGCAGTAATGTGGAGGCTCATCAGGAATCTGCAGATGAAAATGGGCTGGATTTGCAAAACCAGTTTAGGTCCAAAGAAGGTATATATTCCAGCTTAAATGTTGCTGCATTTTCTTTTGAAGCTAGATATAATAAGAGCGTAGGTATGGCTTATTCCAGggtttatttttagtttttatatgGAAATAAAACTAGGCAGACTACGTAGCGCATCCTTCTGGGGGTGAAATACACTGACTCCAAGTTAAGAAAATGAAATTGATGAGAATATAGAAACTACACTCTAACCTCCAACTACCCAATCACAGTTCcacaaaaaaaaacacttgGTGAATAGACTAAAATGGTAAATGATTTGCCGAACGATAGAAGATAACCCTGAAACCTCAGAGAACAAACTTGAAGCGCAAATCTGAATACCTAGCcttaactaaaaaaaaatatccaaGGGAACCCAAGGGCGATGTTCTTCGACAATTTTAGTTTTGCTCATGTCTCGTATGAATTCAAGGACATATTCAATAAAATATTGACCGCTGGTCAGAATTGTTCTCTTCTGTTCTGAGAGAGAGTCAAAAGCCTATAGTATAGCACTGCAGGAAGACCACGGTATCGTGCGGGCTATGAACAACTATATCAGCTGAACTTAATAAGATAGCAATTACAACCCAAGAAGTTATAAATACCTGGCCATGGATTTGGAGACCTCCTATATTGCCAATAAGCCAAACAAAAATGAAAGAAAACAAAGAAAgttttgatttaaaaaaaaaaaaaaactcctaaTATTTAGAACCTTGAACAAAGTATAGAGTTGCTACTCCACCATTCTTGGCATCTAACTTCACTACAAAGCCTCGCAAAAATAAATCTACACTTGCATCAAAGGCCTGCAAAGATGGCGGTGAGGGAACTCGTCGAAGAACTTGAAGAAAACTCCACATCTGAATGTAGTGATGATGACTAGATCTAGAGCTTTTGAGATAGATCTAACTAGAAAGGATGGGAAAATCCGACTGAGGAATTTAAGGGATTGGAAAAGAGCCGACTGAGGCTTATAATTCTTTAACCCTCAATTTCAAAACCATTGGTGAAAAAAAAATGAGGGGTAAAGACTTACAGATATTCTAAGTGAAGTATATTCTAAAGGAACACATTTGAGGGATAGAGAATTTGGGGATGACGACTAgagatgggggggggggggggggggttaaaTTAATTAGGGTCTTCTGaggtttattttttctttttctgttgGGGTTCTCTACAGAGAGGATGGAGGTTCCCAAATAGTggtttaaaaagaaaatattggTTATATGATTCTTGCTTTGCCTCTTTATGAGGCCGAAAATTACTTTTTAGCATCGCCtgttttttctaattttttttattgtaatttCACATTTGACGAATGTTATCAGTAAGGAATtgttgattcttgatgaagcttCATATTCGGTCTGGTGAGCATCCTTCCGTTAAGTTAAGGCTAGGGAGTGAAGATGATGGTTTTGGACAATTGTTTTGTTGAACTGTTATTAaactaaaaaagaaagaagagaaagaactCAGAGTTGGCGCCTGGTTGCTTGCTTACCAAGCCATCCCGGCAAGCTCCTCCAGTTCGATTATTATACAGGAAAAGATTTTTAAGCAACTGTAGTGTAGTGCACTGAAATTTATCCGTATTTGGTACTTCCTGCAGATATTATCTTCTCCTTAAATGGAAATTTTCTGTGTTTTGTCTCCATAAGAAATACCGTCCTTTCCTCTAACCTTCAAGGGAGAGAAGGATTATTGAAGGTAACTGGAAATTAGGAAAGATCAGAGGTAGATCTCCTCCAAGTGGAAAGTTCCTCTGACAACATTCAAGACATGCCGTTAATTTTATATTGAATGGttggaaatttgaaaatttgCAGTAATATCTGGATTAGTTCATGATaattttgtgaattgtgatatcTGATTATGAAGACGGCTTGTTCCCATTCTTATTTCATATTCTGAAAACATTGTTTCACAATTAATTTACTTTGGTAAAGAAGTATGCAAGCGACCGAACAATGGAGGTTTTCTATTTTAATTGATTCGCTACTCATTTACAAGTATGTAACAAGTAAAACTTGAAGCTAATGGCTGTTTTCTGATGTCATTTTATATCAGCCTATTAGATTGGTTTTCTCATGTAGTACCAAGGGGGTGCAAGTTGTCAATAGCAATTTAACTTTTACTGTGCCCTCCTTCATTCAGATACTAGCTTGAATTgtttttctcctaaaaaataTGTGCATCAGGCGTGTTGTTATTGTGAAGATGTTTGCAGCTTCTTGAATTGTAGTTTTTGGTAGAAGAAAACATATCTTCTGTGTGTTACAGTATTTGCATTAGGCATGTTGTTCAaagagaagtagcaatcccCGAGCAAGATTGCCTTCCAACTAGCATTAGAGGAGATAAAAGTAAGTCTTACCTCTACAAAATAAGAATTCTGTACCCATAAGACCTTCAAAGAAAGATGACATGTAATACATGAGGTGAGTATGTTTTTGAGTTTTTCAGGGAAAGTGTAATATGTGAAAAAGGTAGACTTCACATCTCCAGATGTGTCTCATATAGTTCATTTAACTGAAGTCATACACAAAACAGGGTGTGCATATCCACAGTGAATTTTCCTTAATAGCATGACTTCCCTTTTATGAGGTCTGTAGCAACCTGTACAATCTTTTATATGGCTTAAATATTTTCTATGGAAGATAAAGCTGCATATATAAAGATCTGAACGATTGTGAACTTGCGATTTAGATTACGTTTACGTAGTATATGTTTCTGATCTGGGATGTATTTCTCACGCGCTGATGTACTACTATAAATACCCAGGGTGACATTGTCGTTTTCTGATGTGTTTAATTTTGTACGAACATTGTTTTCATTCCTATATTTCCAATTTTCGCATGGTTTGACATGTAATCTTGAAATATTCCTTTCCAGATTCTTTGCTTCAAAGGACTCGTGGAGAATCTGGATCTAGATCAGACATCGCTGCTAGTAGGAAAAGGTCTGACGGTCCTTTTACTTTCCCTCGCCAGCAAAGATCTCAAAGGAGGCGAACATGTGTACAAACATCTAAGGACCTCGCATCAAAACAAAGTTAATTGTGTTGGCAAACTTGGACGTTTAATAGGCCTCTAAGGGGAACACTGAGGGAGGCTATTTGCCTGCTTGGCTTTCCATTTCTATGGTGGTTCTCCTTTTTAACCTTTGATGGTTTACCTTACAGAGCCAGTTTTATCATGCTGTTTAAGGAAACCATTGCTTTTCTACCTTGCACAATTTTAATAATCTGGGGAGAGCTGTTTTGTCTTTATGGTAAATTGGTAAGCCATCAGTAGGATTCAGGTCTGGGATATTATGTCTGCCGTTGCTTGAAGACACATGGATTTCCCCTTTAATCTAGTTGGGCTTGCTCTCCTCCATAGCAGGTAAAGATTCGAATCTTTGTAGTATGGCCATAATGATTTTGTGGTAGATTACTTGTCTAAAGCTCATTGGTGAGAATATTAACGGAAAAAGCTTCTTTTAAAATGTCACTTCTGAAATAAGTAGTATGTTTTTGTTGTCCTGGATCATGTAGTAGTTTGGTTACATTTATCCTGTGTCCAAAAATAATTGTCAATGGTTAGTGTGATTTGAACTAACCATGTGATGACATGGAGGTACTAAATTCCGTCCAAAAAAAATAGTGAAATATACTGCTTTTTGATGTCTAGGAAAAGTTACCTTCCCTATAATAGGGATGATGATTGTATTTTCCTGGGATGCTTACTAAAATCAAGGATAGAGAAGGCGtgaaaattatattattgttgAGGCTTTTTTAGTAAATTCATGTCTTATTCTTAATAAAAGTATATACAAATCCATGTCATATCCTTAATATATGTATATATCATATTCTAGATCATGAAAGTAACAGCTGTTTGTAATTAGTTGCATGTTTCTTTATACCACGCTTAAGGATATCAGTTTCTTTTcctgtttctttcctttttttcctgtttttttcttctttttttactGTTTTCCCATGTTGATGTAATGAAACAATTTATGTAAAAGCTCTCAACTTGAGTTTTACGATTTTGAATGTTTTTTATCCTAGGAAGTTTCCAAATTTTGTAATGGAAAGTTTGTATAAACTGTCTCGGTTATGCACCATCTTCTTTTAACAGTCATGTGCTCCTACCTATTGATTGATTAGGATTgttatcaatttttccttttgtaATTTAGGTTTATTTCTGTGATAAGTTAGGATTCTTCATTCTGTTGTTGGTGTTAGGTAGTTTTGCTTTGTGTATAGTTAACTTAGTGGTAGAAGTCTTGGCGCTAGGTTTGTTTTATTTGAGAGATTAGAGATTTTATTACTTCCGCCTTTAAAATTCATTCACCAACTTTACTTGCAAAGTTGGATCAAGTCAGGGTCTGTATTTCACCCGAATGAGTCCGTACTGTTTTCTTcgttaaaacaaaaattaaactatGTCTATCTTTGGAACTCTGATGGGGGGATAAATGTTAGGTAAATAACGTGCAAATTATGTCCCTCTGTGGATTAAATGTAGTAGACTTATGGCCAGTACCATGCACGGAGTACTGGGTTAGTGGCGACCAATTGTTTGCACTTGTTAGTGTAACTATGTCATGCTCTCAGTTCATCTATCTTTACATTATTAATTTGGTGTTGACTAATAATATTTCTGACCTGTAGATCCTGTGCCCCGAGGGAGCAAACTTGTTAGTTGCAAAAAGACACGCAAAGGTGGAAGAAATTTTGCAAGGTGAATGTTATGGCTTTAGGTTGGCGTATTCAGCTGACAGTTAAATCACTAAGAGGAATTATACTCGTGATTGGATGACTGACGATCCAAAACGAGGAAACGTGTTTTGTATGAGCTTTGAGTCCAGCGATGATGCTACGTATGTCTACTAGTCAAGACTGGTGAAATTTCATTGTCATAATTTCTCTGATGAAAAACTGGTAGCATACTGCTGCAATGTAAAGGGAAGATTAATTAGTGAGTCTGCTAGAATTAggttttttcttctttctttgcCCCCTCTCCCCCCTTTCACTTGGGGGTTGGGGGTGGGCTGGGCTGGGCTGGGCTGGGCTGGGCTCTATACAGGTAGCTCATGGCGATAATTTGATGCTGCGGCAGAGGCCACAAATTGGTCAATATACTTGGAAGCTCTAATTTGGCGGCGACACTGATGGCCTATTTGGGAAAGTTTTCCATGATAGAGGATTACTTGCCTAGATTTCCTTCACAAAAACATGCCAAAGAATGTAAATTTTAATGTATTCAAGTGTAAATAATTTTTTCCTGTTACTGTCAAAACAGGGCATATTTGGAAAATCATCTTTATAGACGTCCTCCATTCTTAGAGCTGTGCCGTTGTGGCTATCCAAGTAACTCTCCAACAAGAATTATCTTTTGACCAACATGGATCTCTTCATGTAGAGCGACTTCATGGCCAAGACACCTGAAGAATTGAATCTTTTTGACAGATAGGGGCGCTACTATGTTTGTGAAAGCCAATAAATTATGAACACGTGATAAACTTTTATActttaaatatttgcaattcaggaaaatatgtaaatgaaaaattaatactACGTATATTAGAGAAAAAAAACTCACAATAatggtatttttatttttgataacTTGAGATTAAAATATAACAATTAATAATCCTTTTAGGGAAACACAATTAATAGTATTTCCTCCGTTCCATGTTGTTTtcccttttgatttttttatgctaatttaggaatattttaggaaaaaaacaTGAATTTATGAAGGAAAGAATTTATATGTAAGATTATTTTGAATGCCATAAAGAAAATTGGAAAAATATtatgggacgaagggagtatttaCAATTAATTAGAGATGGAGAAAAAATTATCCCTAAGCCAAAACCAGCCTCAGAAGATGGGTCATAAACAAGATTTCACAAGCTAAAATCCAAAATTTACTCTGCCAGAATAACCATTTAAATTTGTATGTCAAACTGACCCAACTAGAAATTGAACCGTAACTGACAAGTGATGACTCATGACCAATGTTGAAtaagttcaaattttcaaataaaGAAGTTCTCATTTAGAACTATATATCTAAAAGAATTGTTAATTTTCTTCATCTGCATCGAATTTGATTATTAGCTTCATGCCTTCACAGAAAAGAGTCATGTTTTGTCACCGGTCAACACAAAAGTAGCTACTACTAAGATGACTGAACACAAAAGTAGCTACTACTAAGATGGCTGAACACAAAAGTAGCTACTACTAAGATGGCTGAACACAAAAGTAGCTACTCCGTACTACTAAGATGGCTGAACATCTTCATGTTATATACTCTTGGCTGTACATCTTCTTGTTACGTATGAGATATTCTGATTTACAGAGCTTATTCTGGTATCTACAACATTCCAGCTATAGAAGAACTGAAGAACGTACTGTCACCAATCAAGCCATAAcacatcaattaatcaaggagGCACAAGAAAGACAACAAATGCAGCAACTCAGTCCCTGACAAATGAAGCGACGGCTTCTTTTTGAGCATCAACAGACTCGTTCTGACGACGACGATACATATTTTCATCCTGTGACTGTAGCATGCCCCTAATCACATTGAGACCAAAACTGCTTTTGAACTGTGTTTCGTCATCAATTACATGTACAAATCCCTTGTTAAGTCCAAATTCTACATGGAAGTAGGGGAAGTTCTTGGGGATACAAGCACGCAGCCCTTTCTGACTTGTATCAATCAACTTCTTTGCGTTGTGCTGACTCCACTCGTCTTCTGCCTCATCAATTGCctgcaaaagaaaaaaacattcCCTGAAAACCACTAGAAAGAGGGTGGAAGTACATTGCATGCCTCTGCTGAAGAAAGTACGGAGTATGTAATAATGTGTCTGCTATTTTGCACCTAGAATAACTATACTTGATAATTATTGAGTCTTGTAAATCACTGTAAAATAAGGTTAGTACAAGAGTCTCAAAAAGGTGCCTTAGGAAATTGGGTTACAGGCACACTACACATTTTATGATACTGAGAAACCTACGAAACATGAATCTCACTCTGCATGCAGGAAACGGTTCCTTAGGATTGAAACAATTATGCGCACACATAAGACATACCACATCAATGCACTTCTTTTAAGCAAGTTCAAACTGATTTGAATGAAGCCATAAGCCCATGAGTAAATGAgataaataatattttctgGTGAAACGACCACCTATCCAGTATATATACATTCAGTATATGATACCAGCTATCTATACATTCATGTGATACCAGCTATCCACTATATATACATTCAGTATATGATACCAGCTATCCAAAACAATTCAACACCCATTATCCTTTAGGATAGAAGTTATCACATACATTCATTACCTGGTGGGCACCAATGCAGAGGGACATAAGACTCAGTTGTCACCTTTAGAATTCCGATTTAAGTAGATAATACTGAGAAGAAAACTGACCTTTTTAAAATAAAGAGGTGCTTCTTTTGCAATGTCTTTGGGCAAAGGAATGCACTCAATTAAGCAATGGCGCTGCTGCTGTGCTAACGAATGCACTGTTTCCAAAAAGATCATTTCTTTGTCTTGCCTCGCAGCCATCTTAATGAGGCACTTCTTGAAGTTGCGGATTTCTTCCCAAACATTTTCATCATCTACCATTCTTGTGGTCAACTCATGCTGTTGAAATTAACATTACCAGATAGTTAGAATTTAAagaccaaaaacacgaacaaagTACTGATTAAATTAGCACATTCTATATAGTATATAGTATATATACTACGTAGTATTTTTAAGTCATTAGCTATATTCAGGAGCAAACGTAACAAAAACAATGGCATGATCACTTTAACATATGAAGCCATTACATTTTGCATTAAAATatgaagtgcataaataaatgaaaataaaatgaatacaCTTCTACACAAATAGCAGAAAGCTAAAAACAAGGTCAACTTATAGAGAAACAGACAGTACCTGCAATGTTAATATGCAGCAATGGCCAGGGGTAACTGGCTGGAACTGTGGTAGCATTAGGTATGTAAAATTCGCTGTAGCTACAACAAGATGTTTAGGTCTCTTTGGGTTCTCAAAACAGCATAAGCATCGCTCCTGTTGAGTAACAATGTGCATCCCCAGATTCTGCACAGCATGTGATCTGTTCTCATGGTCTGCACCTTTTCTCCTTCGCTTTTTGGTTGGTGCCCCATCATAATCATATTCATCATATTATATATTACATCAGCTACATTGTATCATTAGCTTGGGATTCAGCCTATCCAAATACCATATTATATATTACATCAGCTACTCTCACATGTCACTATATTAGGTCATGATTCCTAAACTTTGTAAATCAAAATGtagctgttccggtgttgtaaagatggaaacaatgggcttcgaatgaaggcccttttgtatgtgttgaagatcttgcttgtttgaatgagtagagtccgaattcacctgcacaagagcaaagtcactagcctcgggggtgtttccgaggaaagcccctccgatgcctaagtaagaacgatgctcggattctagagagaagttctctagaagagtagtcttaaggcgataaattggacgtaccttgaggtgtgagccttggcggcctatttatagtgtttgcataataaatgcccataggtcatttattgctattgggccttgggccttaatggatggctgaatagccattggtag
This sequence is a window from Spinacia oleracea cultivar Varoflay chromosome 1, BTI_SOV_V1, whole genome shotgun sequence. Protein-coding genes within it:
- the LOC110803220 gene encoding uncharacterized protein: MAARQDKEMIFLETVHSLAQQQRHCLIECIPLPKDIAKEAPLYFKKAIDEAEDEWSQHNAKKLIDTSQKGLRACIPKNFPYFHVEFGLNKGFVHVIDDETQFKSSFGLNVIRGMLQSQDENMYRRRQNESVDAQKEAVASFVRD
- the LOC110803233 gene encoding E3 SUMO-protein ligase SIZ1, encoding MEMDEDLITACKAKLAQFRLIELKDVLTQVGLPKQGKKQDLVDRIVALLYDEGTPGLFKNNVNGKEKLVEFIDDAYRKMCESGSNGSNARKQNCSGSSRTQPREEAEESNELERKLRCPCGSDVPGGGPLVQCLDPDCNVWQHSSCVIIPEKPLEKISMPIHFLCEICRVKRADPFWKTMAHPLYPCKLGSSALSIDGTNPHMILEKNFKLTKADRELLQKAEHEIQVWCILFNDRVPYRMQWPLYAELLVNGKPVRTVSRATGQLLGANGRDDCAKIMAYIVEGVNKISLSGTDARSFCFGVKLVRRRTLEQVLSMIPKESDGESFENALARVQRCIGGGITTGNDDSDSDLEVIADSIPVNLRCPMSGSRMRTAGRFRACAHMGCFDLQTFVGLNERSRKWQCPICLKNYCLEDVIVDPFFNLILKKMQRCGEEIHEIDMKPDGSWRVKNAREVGDLAQWHFPDGLIQVSSISQTAREHVSERNTSKLTQDNVANWHAVGQGSDEVGNIDQNIITMSSTTTGDLKDDGDPSINQDGVEQFGVSDMNEPEITSGENCNLPSAFADVIVLSDSEDDDVNLVHPETSHVVCHTKNEECLISSPGENLNSYPDVASDEGPGIFRGSAGDFLIPQSPTPSRLPEGSGFDFFGTSGPLLDEHNSLTSLTYPRPDNCELTAASAVDPAHHVIPSYDPLNTSFDHQFASANGTIPLEAILPCTLISGNELPILNSSPGEDWISLKTGANGNESSSSNVEAHQESADENGLDLQNQFRSKEDSLLQRTRGESGSRSDIAASRKRSDGPFTFPRQQRSQRRRTCVQTSKDLASKQS